Proteins from one Podospora pseudoanserina strain CBS 124.78 chromosome 1, whole genome shotgun sequence genomic window:
- the mtg1 gene encoding Mitochondrial GTPase 1 (EggNog:ENOG503NXC2; COG:S; BUSCO:EOG09262WHU), whose product MPRISPRAAVRAASKATSELSQSTPNPITPISTMINQRAIPSDASEELAAFRSKAPKPKPEQPPPVSTRYPHQKPHRGYGPASQQQQQQQQQQQQQQQQQQQQQQQARPEKEPIPIDFTGFVPRDKFEISTSLPRSYFLGHHSAALNKMRQSLSNVGLILELRDFRVPISSWNPVLEESLSSTSAGVPRSRIIVYTKRDLAPPAQMTPHGRPVPGTQPPGNVVRVLRTFHRPPRVNNVKDIIFLGMGPHGASLQPLLDGIRDVAREMDSLTGLRVMVVGMPNAGKSTLLNRLRSHSLHLGKAAKTGAQPGVTRKLGTPVRILPGEDSGDPESMGLGEGVFIVDTPGVFVPYVSEPEAMLKLALVGCVKDGIIPAVTVADYLLYRLNLVRETTYLQRFGMGRPTNDVHQFLRAAARRTGKLRKGGDESMEHAADWVIQEWRKGNLGRLLLDEVTPKKLEEAMELAREPSLSMNQARKREKVARKERNEAKRAGGGESA is encoded by the coding sequence CTGAGCTATCTCAGTCCACACCCAACCCCATAACCCCAATATCAACCATGATCAACCAGCGGGCCATCCCCTCCGATGCCAGCGAAGAGCTCGCGGCATTCAGATCAAAAGCTCCAAAGCCAAAACCagaacaacccccaccagTCTCAACCCGTTACCCTCATCAAAAACCACATCGTGGTTATGGACCCgcttcacaacaacaacaacaacaacaacaacaacaacaacaacaacaacaacaacaacaacaacaacaacaacaagcacgACCAGAGAAAGAACCCATCCCCATCGATTTTACGGGCTTTGTTCCTAGGGATAAATTCGAAATCTCCACCTCGCTCCCTCGATCCTACTTTCTGGGCCATCACAGCGCCGCCCTCAACAAAATGCGCCAGTCCCTCTCCAACGTGGGTCTCATCCTCGAGCTTCGAGACTTCCGGGTCCCAATCTCCTCTTGGAACCCGGTATTGGAAGAATCGctatcctccacctccgccggtGTCCCGAGATCACGGATTATCGTCTATACCAAACGGGACCTCGCCCCCCCAGCGCAAATGACTCCCCACGGGCGACCGGTGCCGGGCACGCAACCACCGGGGAATGTCGTTCGGGTTTTGAGGACCTTTCACAGGCCGCCGAGGGTGAATAATGTAAAGGACATCATTTTCTTGGGTATGGGGCCTCATGGAGCGTCTTTGCAGCCGTTGCTGGACGGGATAAGGGATGTCGCACGGGAGATGGACTCCCTCACTGGgctgagggtgatggtggtggggatgccGAACGCGGGCAAGTCCACCCTGCTGAACAGACTCAGGAGTCACAGTCTACATTTGGGCAAGGCGGCCAAGACGGGGGCGCAACCTGGCGTGACGAGAAAGTTGGGAACGCCGGTTAGGATTCTTCCCGGGGAGGACTCGGGCGATCCGGAGAGCatggggctgggggagggggttttcATCGTCGACACGCCGGGTGTGTTTGTGCCGTACGTTTCTGAGCCGGAGGCCATGTTGAAGCTGGCGCTGGTGGGGTGTGTAAAGGACGGGATCATTCCTGCTGTTACTGTGGCTGACTACCTCTTGTATCGGTTAAACCTGGTCAGGGAGACGACATACCTGCAaaggtttgggatggggaggccGACGAATGATGTGCATCAGTTTTtgagggcggcggcaagACGGACGGGGAAGTtgaggaagggaggagatgagagTATGGAACATGCGGCCGACTGGGTTATTCAggagtggaggaaggggaatctggggaggttgttgctTGACGAGGTGACTCCCAAGAaactggaggaggcgatggagcTGGCGAGGGAGCCGAGTCTGAGTATGAaccaggcgaggaagagggagaaggtggcgaggaaggagaggaatgAGGCTAAgagggctggtggtggggagagtgCTTGA
- a CDS encoding hypothetical protein (EggNog:ENOG503P2PT; COG:S): MLRRQVTGSASFVCLRCRLQLAGAAGSGFLSASGTGARVANRSSRYFGSRPVSSLPALSRHTVLPLSRQRSHSRCYAAGSSSGSKPSSEDEPEITTENFFEVEVTEVKKRKRIQRILEPAPWELEAAEEEQKRSPEASGEKIQQEIQQEIQQDIAREIEEYGQRLWSEGLVEDQSDGGFESPENPAAWSEHPPAWSDRSRRSGEHAANKSMYWPFPQFKDSKDSKSWKSKGQLVEAERENLGLDMLGKPATAIVLRKKPLRRLEKLTTGGKDLELGQTSAMLQNLLEGGAGSLTSEEILLNIHELRPADERVLNEEEFVTLKDTLMQGFTVPQLNAYVETWNSARQFKDPGDANTTVPPWILEIRPWVAAAENTPPDLDGKLWGYVSQGAPPKEKLVVRLMRMCWDLSCSRVLEGQGYLDVKLRKAEFDMLTLGGKRWLRDISRTLLKNGKQIEMFPSSQYLSITAPKHTADLILDRLNQLLSHMKTVQFNASFITPGPLAIEPAVLNQVETMTNSIIRRSPSGDKILVTWIQLPGRDAVTENHGEQVLRLLSYAYREDPRASRSLVETPEASSKARFVPEVDCGPKLPWHERSKSWARWTAATNKVPPKSTRATDDEDVSPPDQTTTTSSTKNPIPTSIVTHPIEFKDRTEALPVNKADYSPGWSLHPKTDTTAVFGHVLFSSVSPSTTAPPAPDLPRTFAPVLPCVRFLSLESNLKNPGLWHMITVLRFIPAPDTDPSLISSAPNLEVRIESDHREIKELKDLRAVINDHDADLPLPESPSDVRLHQTKYYDLPGTGIKEHAEPMFEFLRDSTLKPWEEKLATPASLDGLRLPRRLFAGKEGEEGEEGEVEMDYMFAGLEIHRMIMSEWGGFRMRYTHVSGGFRRGVRSEVALDAVPVEAAKEGVVEEGVAEQEDERFLAAEEVMGEIGEGADLVEAIDEALVMAEPAEKPEVKEKSVEELTREYLEAVGKFARGEVLVGEDGEVKKEGVKWFGDWVGAGEK, from the coding sequence ATGCTCAGGCGACAGGTGACTGGCAGCGCCAGCTTTGTTTGCTTGAGGTGCCGGCTTCAGTTGGCAGGCGCTGCAGGTTCGGGTTTTCTGTCGGCTTCGGGCACCGGCGCAAGAGTCGCAAACCGATCGTCGAGATACTTTGGAAGTCGACCTGTTTCTTCGCTCCCCGCGCTGTCCAGGCATACCGTTTTGCCGCTTTCGCGTCAACGATCGCATTCACGATGCTACGCTGCTGGTTCTTCGTCCGGGTCGAAACCGAGCTCTGAAGACGAACCCGAGATCACGACGGAAAATTTCTTCGAAGTCGAGGTGACAGAAgtcaagaagaggaaaagaatTCAGAGGATCCTCGAGCCAGCCCCATGGGAACTGgaagctgccgaggaggaacaaAAGAGAAGCCCAGAGGCTAGCGGAGAGAAAATTCAGCAGGAAATCCAGCAGGAAATCCAGCAGGATATTGCGCGGGAAATCGAGGAGTATGGCCAACGGCTTTGGAGTGAGGGCCTGGTAGAAGACCAAAGTGATGGCGGTTTCGAAAGTCCAGAGAACCCAGCCGCATGGAGCGAGCACCCACCCGCGTGGAGCGACAGATCCAGAAGATCGGGCGAACATGCCGCAAACAAGAGCATGTACTGGCCCTTTCCTCAATTCAAAGACTCGAAAGACTCGAAAAGCTGGAAGTCCAAGGGGCAACTTGTCGAAGCTGAAAGGGAGAACCTGGGGTTGGATATGCTGGGCAAGCCAGCGACGGCAATCGTGCTTCGAAAAAAGCCCCTTAGGCGACTGGAAAAACTCACCACGGGAGGCAAAGATCTAGAGCTGGGGCAGACTTCGGCTATGTTGCAGAATCTGCTTGAAGGGGGCGCTGGTAGTCTCACCTCGGAGGAAATACTGCTCAACATTCACGAGCTGCGACCGGCAGACGAGCGGGTGCTGAACGAGGAGGAATTTGTCACGCTCAAGGATACTCTCATGCAAGGTTTCACGGTTCCCCAACTCAACGCATATGTTGAGACGTGGAACTCGGCCCGCCAATTCAAAGATCCGGGAGATGCCAACACGACAGTCCCTCCCTGGATTTTGGAGATCCGCCCATGGGTTGCGGCCGCTGAAAACACCCCGCCAGATCTGGATGGAAAGCTTTGGGGTTACGTTTCCCAAGGGGCTCctcccaaggagaagctggtggTGCGTTTGATGCGCATGTGCTGGGATCTGTCGTGCAGCCGTGTTCTCGAGGGACAAGGCTACTTGGATGTGAAGCTGCGAAAGGCCGAGTTTGACATGCTGACCCTTGGTGGTAAGAGGTGGTTAAGAGATATCTCGCGCACCCTGTTGAAAAACGGAAAGCAGATCGAGATGTTCCCCAGCTCGCAATACCTTTCGATCACCGCACCCAAACACACTGCTGACTTGATTCTCGACCGTCTCAACCAGCTGCTGTCCCACATGAAAACAGTTCAGTTCAACGCCAGCTTCATCACCCCAGGGCCTCTGGCGATCGAGCCGGCGGTTTTGAATCAGGTCGAAACCATGACAAACAGCATTATTCGCCGTAGCCCGTCCGGCGACAAGATCCTCGTCACCTGGATTCAGCTGCCTGGACGAGACGCAGTCACCGAAAACCACGGCGAGCAGGTGCTCCGTCTGTTGAGCTACGCCTACCGTGAGGACCCTCGTGCTTCTCGGTCCCTGGTTGAAACCCCCGAGGCTTCCTCCAAGGCTCGCTTTGTTCCCGAGGTGGACTGCGGTCCCAAGCTCCCCTGGCACGAGCGCAGCAAGTCTTGGGCCAGATGGACAGCCGCCACGAACAAGGTCCCACCAAAATCAACACGAGCAaccgacgatgaggatgtttCCCCCCCCGAccaaacgacaacaacctcatccaccaaaaacccaatccccacctccatcgTCACCCACCCCATCGAATTCAAAGACCGCACCGAAGCCCTCCCCGTCAACAAAGCCGACTACTCCCCCGGCTGgtccctccaccccaaaaccgacaccaccgccgttTTTGGCCAtgtcctcttctcctccgtttccccctcaaccaccgcccCTCCGGCCCCCGATCTCCCTCGAACATTCGCCCCTGTCCTGCCCTGTGTCCGTTTCCTGTCTCTCGAATCCAACCTCAAAAACCCCGGGCTCTGGCACATGATCACAGTCCTCCGGTTCATCCCCGCCCCTGACACCGACCCATCCCTCATCTCTTCGGCCCCCAATTTGGAAGTCCGCATCGAGTCGGACCACCGCGAGATCAAAGAACTCAAGGACCTCCGCGCGGTGATCAACGACCACGAcgccgacctccccctccccgaatCACCCTCTGACGTGAGGCTTCATCAGACAAAGTACTATGATCTCCCGGGGACAGGGATCAAGGAGCACGCCGAGCCGATGTTTGAGTTCCTCAGGGACAGCACGCTTAAGCcgtgggaggagaagctggcgaCACCGGCGAGTTTGgatgggttgaggttgccgaggagaTTGTTTGctgggaaggaaggggaggaaggggaggaaggggaggtggagatggatTACATGTTTGCGGGACTGGAGATCCATCGGATGATCATGAGTGAGTGGGGGGGTTTTAGGATGAGATACACGCATGTTAGCGGGGGGTttaggaggggggtgaggagtgAGGTTGCGTTGGATGCGGTGCCTGTTGAGGCTGCtaaggagggggttgtggaagagggggtaGCCGAGCAGGAGGATGAAAGGTTCCTGGCAGCGGAGGAGGTCATGggggagattggggagggggctgatTTGGTGGAAGCCATCGATGAGGCTCTGGTTATGGCTGAGCCGGCTGAGAAGCcggaggtcaaggagaagagcgTGGAAGAGTTGACAAGGGAGTATCTCGAGGCGGTGGGGAAGTTTGCGAGGGGAGAGgtgctggttggggaggatggggaggtgaagaaggagggggtgaagtgGTTTGGGGACTGGGTGGGGGCCGGGGAAAAATAA
- a CDS encoding hypothetical protein (EggNog:ENOG503P24N; COG:S) — MYASSTALRCRDEYMLETMPRLQQSRRQRPVDEDEDVDMHEPQDDQYASDGAADEMMNGPPNEELSQLIKGLVRYAIACDFSRTPIRRDAIREKVLGTNGRQFKTAFAGAQKQLRAVFGMEMVELPARDKNLMTTEQKRKAAKSQSQKEATSNAYILTNILPEELRTPALTRPSKVVSAEGEAAYTALYTTIISLITISGGELSDTRLRRHLARLNAAEYMPSMNPNDPANPTEKTDVVLQRMIKHGYLVRMVDNRGNGDDDSTTWHVGPRGKAEVPKESIAGFVRTIYGGSDPELESKIQISLKGVKERKPEEQEQEQEQGLSDEDEVQEDEEMQEAGPSNGQRRRHA, encoded by the exons ATGTATGCCAGTTCCACCGCCCTTCGATGCAGGGATGAGTATATGCTTGAGACAATGCCCAGACTCCAGCAGAGCCGCCGCCAACGGCCggtcgatgaggatgaagatgtcGACATGCATGAGCCACAAGATGATCAATACGCCTCAGATGGTGCTGCCGATGAAATGATGAATGGCCCTCCAAACGAGGAGCTCAGCCAGTTGATAAAAGGATTGGTCCGGTATGCCATCGCATGTGATTTCTCACGGACCCCCATTCGGAGAGACGCCATTAGGGAGAAAG TTCTCGGTACAAATGGCCGGCAGTTCAAAACAGCATTTGCCGGAGCTCAGAAACAGCTCCGAGCAGTTTTTGGCATGGAAATGGTGGAACTTCCAGCTAGGGATAAGAATCTCATGACCACCGAGCAGAAGCGGAAAGCCGCCAAAAGCCAGTCCCAAAAGGAAGCCACATCGAATGCCTACATTCTTACCAACATCCTGCCAGAGGAGCTTCGAACCCCCGCTCTCACCCGGCCCTCAAAGGTCGTGTCCGCCGAAGGTGAAGCAGCGTACACGGCCCTGTACACCACGATCATCTcgctcatcaccatctcggGAGGCGAGCTCAGTGATACCCGCCTCAGGAGGCATCTGGCCCGGCTCAACGCCGCCGAATATATGCCCAGCATGAACCCAAACGATCCTGCTAACCCCACGGAGAAGACCGACGTTGTGCTACAGAGGATGATCAAACATGGGTATCTGGTCAGGATGGTGGATAACAGGGGcaacggcgacgacgacTCTACTACGTGGCATGTTGGACCAAGAGGGAAGGCAGAGGTGCCCAAGGAGTCAATTGCGGGCTTTGTCAGGACCATCTACGGTGGCTCGGACCCAGAGTTGGAGTCAAAGATTCAGATTAGCTTAAAGGGCGTCAAGGAGAGGAAACCGGAG gagcaggagcaggagcaggagcagggattgagtgatgaagatgaggtccaggaggacgaggagatgcaAGAGGCCGGACCGAGTAATGGGCAGAGAAGGAGGCATGCGTAA
- a CDS encoding hypothetical protein (EggNog:ENOG503P5BZ; COG:A), which produces MMRLADKLRTQQELERLQAKYIGTGHPDTTSWEWKTNINRDTYSSIVGHPPLLSYIALASNEPVTKVRAEMIRKMIQPAGPPPAREEDTIMGGHQS; this is translated from the exons ATGATGCGCTTG GCCGACAAACTTCGTACCCAACAAGAGCTCGAGCGGCTGCAGGCCAAGTACATCGGCACCGGGCACCCAGACACGACGAGTTGGGAGTGGAAGACAAACATCAACCGCGACACCTACTCCAGCATCGTcggccacccacccctcctctcgtATATTGCGCTGGCATCGAATGAGCCTGTTACCAAAGTGCGCGCCGAGATGATCAGA AAAATGATACAGCCCGCcggaccaccaccagcgagaGAAGAGGATACGATCATGGGTGGACACCAAAGCTGA